A window of Dehalococcoidia bacterium contains these coding sequences:
- a CDS encoding inorganic phosphate transporter codes for MDVSLLIVLFLVLAAEFVNGWNDAPNVIATVISTRALSPVKALAMASVLNVLGVILTGTAVASTIGKDIVQPDAIGLSVVAAGVLSIATWGAIATLIGLPISISHGLLSGLAGAAVATAGIDVLLWKGWGKVIEGLGFSTIIGFSAAFILMILLYWILRRSRPSRVRGLFRPLQIVSAAFMAFSHGGNDGQKFMGVFTLALVLGGNLQSFEVPFWVILLCGSVMGLGTFIGGQSVIKTMGFGLTKLEPVQGFAAQTAAASAIQVASHWGIPLSTTHTINTSIMGVGASRRFSAVRWGLGRSIVSAWIFTFPICAALGAVFALVFDCIF; via the coding sequence ATGGATGTATCCCTGCTCATAGTACTGTTTTTGGTTCTCGCGGCCGAGTTTGTTAACGGCTGGAATGATGCCCCCAATGTCATCGCTACCGTGATCTCAACAAGGGCCCTATCCCCTGTCAAAGCCTTGGCAATGGCTTCTGTTCTGAACGTTTTGGGTGTAATACTGACCGGTACTGCGGTTGCGTCCACTATCGGCAAGGATATTGTCCAACCCGACGCCATAGGACTCTCTGTCGTAGCTGCCGGTGTTCTCAGTATAGCTACCTGGGGTGCGATTGCCACCCTCATCGGACTACCGATCAGCATTTCTCACGGCCTGCTTTCCGGATTGGCTGGTGCCGCTGTAGCTACGGCAGGCATTGATGTATTGCTCTGGAAAGGATGGGGGAAAGTAATTGAAGGGTTAGGATTCTCCACCATTATCGGGTTTTCTGCTGCTTTTATTCTCATGATATTGCTGTACTGGATTTTACGTCGGAGTCGACCTTCCAGAGTTAGAGGGCTATTTAGACCGCTTCAGATTGTTTCTGCTGCTTTTATGGCGTTCAGCCATGGAGGCAACGACGGACAGAAGTTCATGGGGGTTTTCACGCTTGCTCTGGTGCTAGGGGGGAACCTGCAGAGCTTCGAGGTTCCCTTCTGGGTAATCCTCCTCTGTGGATCGGTCATGGGATTGGGCACTTTCATTGGTGGTCAGAGCGTTATCAAAACGATGGGTTTTGGTTTGACGAAGCTTGAGCCGGTGCAAGGATTCGCTGCCCAAACTGCTGCTGCCTCAGCCATCCAGGTAGCCTCACACTGGGGAATTCCCTTGAGTACCACTCATACGATTAACACATCGATCATGGGCGTAGGCGCCAGCCGTCGATTCTCTGCGGTGCGCTGGGGGCTGGGCAGAAGCATTGTCAGCGCCTGGATCTTTACCTTTCCCATCTGCGCAGCACTGGGCGCAGTCTTCGCATTGGTCTTTGACTGTATATTCTGA